A section of the Chitinophagaceae bacterium genome encodes:
- the paaN gene encoding phenylacetic acid degradation protein PaaN encodes MAIQENYKTILDNALKANKERVFYAQYPEHPKAYGEDATKKALDNFQNMLNKKFTTLKQAEASDFKGEEVSPYTNDPLNVSYPIYDADEIIGHTHKAFESWKKVSVEKRSEVLILALEKIKEKFFEIAFATMHTTGQSFMMSFQASGPHSADRALEAMAMGYQELSRFPEELNWKKPMGKFDVELKKKFKPVPKGIGLVIGCSTFPVWNSVPGIFANLITGNSVVVKPHPGAVLPIAIVIAEIQSALSEKGLDPNTVFLASDTSGNLITKDLCERNEIHLIDYTGGPGFGDYVENLKGKSIFTEKAGVNSVILDSVANLDEVLQNLSFAVSLYSGQMCTAPQNFFIPETGINTAEGKVDYNTVIEKLKTQISGLANHPKMGAGTLGAIQNPATLQRVKEAESMGAKVILSSSPVKNEEFPNARTVSPIILEVSEEQMDIFAQELFGPIIVVVKTKNTNRSIELARDLAGRQGAITCAAYTTDDKVAEKIEAEMEKVFAPVSFNFTGPIWVNQHAAFSDFHVTGGNPAGNASFTNPDFINRRFVWVGHRYKS; translated from the coding sequence ATGGCAATACAAGAAAATTACAAAACGATATTAGACAATGCTTTAAAAGCAAATAAGGAAAGAGTATTCTATGCTCAATACCCTGAGCACCCTAAGGCTTATGGTGAAGATGCTACTAAAAAGGCGTTGGATAACTTCCAAAACATGCTGAATAAAAAGTTTACTACTTTAAAACAAGCTGAGGCCTCTGATTTTAAAGGAGAGGAAGTTTCCCCTTATACAAATGACCCTTTAAATGTAAGCTATCCGATTTATGATGCTGATGAGATAATTGGTCACACTCACAAAGCTTTTGAAAGTTGGAAAAAAGTATCTGTGGAAAAAAGATCGGAGGTTTTGATTCTTGCTTTAGAAAAAATTAAAGAAAAGTTTTTTGAAATTGCCTTTGCAACCATGCATACAACGGGTCAATCTTTTATGATGTCTTTTCAGGCGTCAGGGCCACATTCAGCTGACAGGGCGCTGGAAGCTATGGCAATGGGTTATCAGGAACTTTCCAGATTTCCTGAAGAATTGAACTGGAAAAAGCCAATGGGAAAATTTGATGTTGAGCTTAAAAAGAAGTTTAAGCCGGTTCCCAAAGGAATTGGTTTAGTGATTGGTTGCTCGACATTCCCGGTTTGGAATAGTGTCCCCGGCATTTTTGCCAACTTGATTACAGGCAACAGCGTAGTTGTGAAACCACATCCCGGTGCTGTATTACCTATAGCTATTGTAATTGCTGAAATACAATCTGCATTATCTGAAAAAGGCCTTGATCCTAACACTGTGTTTTTGGCAAGCGATACTAGCGGAAATTTGATTACTAAAGATTTGTGTGAAAGAAATGAGATTCATTTAATTGACTATACCGGCGGTCCGGGATTTGGTGATTATGTAGAAAACCTTAAAGGTAAAAGTATTTTTACGGAGAAAGCGGGTGTGAATTCCGTAATTCTTGACTCTGTAGCTAATTTAGATGAGGTGCTTCAGAATTTATCTTTTGCAGTTTCGCTTTATTCCGGTCAAATGTGTACAGCTCCGCAAAACTTTTTTATTCCTGAAACAGGCATTAATACAGCAGAGGGAAAAGTGGACTACAATACAGTAATTGAAAAGTTAAAAACCCAAATTAGTGGTTTGGCAAATCACCCCAAAATGGGTGCAGGAACATTAGGAGCTATACAAAACCCTGCAACACTTCAGCGTGTTAAAGAAGCAGAAAGCATGGGAGCAAAAGTTATTTTGAGTAGCAGCCCGGTAAAAAATGAAGAATTTCCAAATGCCAGAACGGTTTCTCCAATAATATTGGAAGTTTCAGAAGAGCAGATGGACATCTTTGCTCAGGAGCTTTTTGGTCCGATAATCGTAGTTGTAAAAACTAAAAATACGAATCGTTCTATAGAGTTAGCCAGAGATTTAGCCGGTCGTCAGGGTGCTATTACCTGTGCCGCTTACACAACAGATGATAAGGTAGCTGAGAAAATAGAAGCTGAGATGGAAAAAGTATTTGCTCCGGTTTCATTCAACTTTACAGGACCTATTTGGGTAAATCAGCATGCTGCCTTTTCAGATTTTCATGTAACAGGTGGTAATCCGGCAGGAAATGCTAGCTTTACAAATCCTGATTTTATAAACAGAAGATTTGTATGGGTTGGGCATCGTTATAAATCTTAA
- the lysA gene encoding diaminopimelate decarboxylase, with amino-acid sequence MELKNNLYLHGGVPVIDMCQKYGTPVYIYDGNIIEKRYKELNSAFPDLKLKLKYACKALTNPNVLKFIQKLGAGLDTVSIGEVILGLESGYAPEDIIFTPNCVSFEEIKQAVELGVIINIDNLSILEQFGSEYGDSVPVCVRINPHIMAGGNANISTGHIDSKFGISIYQLRHIERIAKSTNIKINGLHMHTGSDILDVNVFLQGAEILLDAAKTFKDLEFMNFGSGFKVAYKNDDISTDIKELGKKLSKRFKEFCSEYGRELELWFEPGKYIVSESGIFCVQTNVVKHTTATVFAGVNSGFNHLLRPMFYNAFHQIINISNPIGKDRIYTVAGYICETDTFASDRKLKEVREGDFLAFLNAGAYGFAMSSNYNSRLRPAEVFVYKGKDHLIRKREEMEDLTRNVVDLKGAF; translated from the coding sequence ATGGAATTAAAAAACAACCTTTACCTGCACGGTGGAGTCCCGGTGATAGACATGTGCCAAAAATATGGCACACCTGTTTATATATATGATGGCAACATAATTGAAAAAAGATATAAAGAGTTAAACAGCGCTTTCCCTGATTTAAAATTAAAACTTAAATATGCCTGTAAAGCCCTGACAAACCCCAATGTATTAAAATTTATCCAAAAATTAGGTGCCGGTCTGGATACTGTTTCTATAGGTGAAGTGATTTTAGGATTGGAGTCAGGCTACGCTCCTGAGGATATTATTTTTACCCCAAATTGTGTTTCATTTGAAGAAATCAAACAAGCAGTTGAACTTGGTGTAATCATCAATATTGACAATCTTTCTATTTTAGAACAATTCGGAAGTGAATATGGAGACAGTGTTCCTGTCTGTGTTCGCATAAACCCGCATATTATGGCCGGAGGTAATGCAAATATATCTACCGGACACATTGACTCTAAATTTGGAATCAGCATTTATCAGTTAAGGCACATAGAGAGAATTGCAAAATCCACAAATATTAAGATTAATGGTTTGCATATGCATACCGGATCTGACATTTTAGATGTAAATGTTTTCTTGCAGGGTGCAGAGATTTTATTAGATGCTGCTAAAACTTTTAAAGACTTAGAGTTCATGAATTTTGGGAGTGGATTTAAAGTAGCTTATAAAAACGACGATATTTCAACAGATATTAAAGAATTAGGAAAAAAGCTAAGCAAACGGTTTAAGGAGTTTTGCTCAGAATATGGCAGGGAGCTTGAATTATGGTTTGAGCCCGGTAAGTATATAGTAAGTGAAAGCGGTATCTTTTGTGTACAAACAAATGTAGTGAAACATACAACGGCTACTGTTTTTGCAGGTGTTAACAGTGGATTTAATCACTTGCTGCGTCCCATGTTTTACAATGCCTTTCATCAAATAATCAATATTTCTAACCCAATTGGAAAAGACCGTATATATACAGTAGCCGGTTACATTTGCGAAACTGATACTTTTGCTTCTGACAGGAAATTAAAAGAAGTCAGAGAAGGAGATTTTCTTGCTTTTTTGAATGCGGGAGCTTATGGATTTGCCATGTCATCTAATTATAATAGCCGATTAAGACCTGCTGAAGTATTTGTTTACAAAGGCAAAGATCACCTCATAAGAAAAAGAGAAGAAATGGAAGACTTAACCAGAAATGTAGTCGATTTAAAAGGAGCTTTTTAA
- the priA gene encoding primosomal protein N' has protein sequence MENSGEKINQQMYAKVILPLAAPGLYTYAVPIELNSYISKGSRVEVPFGAKKIYAGIVFDINFQRPDFKKVKSILSILDEAPVVPELYLKFWEWIWNYYACEPGEVMKIALPAGLRLDSETTIRANPYFIGESTMFTVDENMILDALADNEYIEFSSVESILGKKHFLNILNKLREKDAIILDTKLKERYKPRIEKYISLDEKFSKEELLHDALDSLSRAPKQEAILLILLSQKDKFLPLKQKDLLKRADTDLSTLKKMEEKGLIKTIEKIVSRFDFEGEYITEKEVILSEEQTDAFKKIKDSFAKDKPALLFGVTGSGKTEVYIELIREQLDQGKQALYLLPEIALTQQIVFRLKKHFGDKLFIYHSKFNENERTEIWYKLINGEPILIIGARSALWLPITKPGIIIIDEEHDSSFKQKDPAPRYHTRDAALVLASMLKAPVLLGSATPSIESLYNTKLNKFTCIKLLNRYGGVEMPEIQLVSIPDSIKNNQFYSPFTDTFVRELEKTISNKRQAIIFQNRRGYAPSLNCMDCGWSPECKHCDVSLNFHKLQEKMQCHYCNYRTAVPVSCPDCGSKNLSLKGFGTERIEEDLGLHLKGVKTLRLDQDVTRKKHGSSNILQKFGDNEADVLVGTQMVTKGLDFENVEVVGILLADQLWQFSEFRSEEKAFQTLVQVAGRAGRKKIKGKVIIQTYKTGHYILQYLKEDRYEDFVEKELISREDFLYPPFCRLIKLTVKHRNVHLLNKFCERLAYFLSSNKNIHVLGPADPPVKRIKGKYLKNLLIKSPKNQAINEALKKDIKAYFEEIQHQYRDKRFEISIDVDPL, from the coding sequence ATGGAAAATTCCGGAGAAAAAATAAATCAGCAAATGTATGCAAAGGTAATATTACCACTTGCTGCTCCGGGTTTGTACACTTATGCTGTACCAATAGAACTCAATAGTTATATTTCAAAAGGCTCAAGGGTAGAAGTCCCATTTGGGGCAAAAAAAATATATGCGGGAATCGTTTTTGATATAAATTTCCAAAGACCGGATTTTAAAAAGGTAAAATCAATTTTATCTATTTTGGATGAGGCTCCTGTTGTTCCTGAGCTATATCTTAAATTTTGGGAATGGATTTGGAATTATTATGCCTGTGAGCCCGGAGAAGTCATGAAAATCGCCTTACCTGCCGGTTTAAGGCTGGATAGTGAAACTACAATTCGGGCAAACCCTTATTTCATTGGAGAAAGTACAATGTTTACTGTTGATGAAAATATGATTTTAGATGCTCTGGCTGATAATGAATATATTGAATTTTCATCTGTTGAAAGTATTCTAGGGAAAAAGCATTTTTTAAACATTCTTAATAAACTTCGGGAAAAAGATGCTATCATTTTAGATACCAAACTAAAGGAAAGGTATAAGCCCAGAATTGAAAAATATATTTCCCTTGATGAGAAATTCAGCAAAGAAGAATTATTACATGATGCGTTGGATAGTCTTAGCCGGGCTCCAAAACAGGAAGCTATTTTATTGATTTTACTCTCTCAAAAAGATAAATTTTTACCATTAAAACAAAAAGATCTTTTAAAACGCGCCGATACAGACCTCTCAACATTGAAAAAAATGGAAGAGAAAGGTTTGATTAAAACTATTGAGAAAATTGTTTCCCGTTTTGATTTTGAAGGGGAGTATATCACAGAAAAGGAGGTAATCTTAAGTGAGGAACAAACTGATGCTTTTAAAAAAATAAAAGACTCTTTCGCAAAAGATAAACCGGCACTTTTATTTGGAGTTACCGGGAGTGGCAAAACGGAGGTTTACATTGAGCTGATCAGAGAGCAATTGGATCAGGGAAAACAAGCACTATATCTTCTACCGGAAATAGCTCTTACACAACAAATTGTTTTTCGTTTAAAAAAGCATTTTGGGGATAAGCTTTTTATTTATCATTCAAAGTTTAACGAGAATGAGCGTACAGAAATTTGGTATAAACTGATTAACGGTGAACCTATTTTAATTATAGGCGCACGTTCAGCACTCTGGCTACCAATAACAAAACCGGGCATCATCATTATTGATGAAGAACATGATAGTTCATTTAAACAGAAAGATCCGGCTCCAAGATATCACACCCGGGATGCTGCTTTGGTATTAGCTTCTATGCTAAAAGCGCCTGTTTTATTAGGCTCTGCTACTCCTTCCATTGAAAGTCTTTACAATACAAAACTTAACAAATTTACCTGCATAAAGCTGTTGAATCGGTATGGAGGTGTAGAAATGCCTGAAATTCAATTAGTTTCTATTCCGGATAGTATCAAAAATAATCAATTTTACAGCCCTTTCACAGATACTTTTGTTCGTGAATTAGAAAAAACGATAAGCAATAAGCGTCAGGCTATTATATTTCAAAACCGAAGAGGGTATGCACCCAGTCTAAATTGCATGGACTGCGGATGGTCTCCGGAATGTAAACATTGTGATGTTTCATTAAATTTCCATAAGCTGCAGGAAAAAATGCAATGTCATTATTGCAATTACAGAACGGCTGTGCCTGTTTCCTGCCCTGATTGCGGCAGTAAAAATTTATCCCTGAAAGGATTTGGCACTGAAAGAATTGAAGAAGATTTGGGCCTTCATCTTAAAGGAGTTAAAACGCTCAGATTAGATCAGGATGTTACAAGAAAAAAACACGGGAGTTCAAATATTTTACAAAAATTCGGGGATAATGAAGCGGATGTATTAGTGGGAACACAAATGGTTACCAAAGGGCTTGACTTTGAAAATGTAGAAGTTGTCGGTATATTATTAGCTGACCAGCTTTGGCAATTTTCTGAATTCAGATCTGAAGAAAAAGCTTTTCAAACTCTTGTACAGGTAGCAGGTAGAGCCGGTAGAAAAAAGATAAAGGGCAAAGTAATTATACAAACCTATAAAACAGGGCACTATATTTTGCAATACCTTAAGGAGGACAGATATGAAGATTTTGTAGAAAAAGAGCTTATATCAAGAGAAGATTTTCTATATCCTCCTTTTTGCCGACTGATAAAATTAACTGTCAAACACCGCAATGTTCATCTGCTTAATAAATTTTGTGAACGTCTGGCTTATTTTTTATCCTCAAATAAAAACATACACGTTTTAGGTCCGGCCGATCCTCCTGTCAAAAGAATTAAAGGTAAATATTTAAAAAACCTACTCATTAAAAGTCCTAAAAATCAGGCCATAAATGAAGCTCTTAAAAAAGATATAAAGGCTTACTTTGAGGAAATTCAACATCAATACAGAGACAAACGATTTGAAATTAGCATAGATGTAGATCCCTTATAA
- a CDS encoding YceI family protein — MIGSTFYKNLNILNLFLNQIDNPLLLTYKKLLNMNTMKHFSAIAILAFLFTACAEAPKSDQAEVGDRLDLPDTSLEAMVLKVDTDNSYVSWIGTKPTGSHNGTIKISHGKMSMENDILVGGDFTIDMKTLKVLDMDEENNAKLGGHLMSEDFFTVEEFPTAKFELVSTTPLTEEQIANIEHDETSMAIRDVTHRVTGNLTMMDKTRSVTFPARINISNDRMEAVANFNIDRTDWGVTYGSDRSLGDNFIRPTVNIGLNIKAEIEDVVASN, encoded by the coding sequence TTGATAGGCTCAACTTTTTATAAAAATTTAAATATTTTAAACCTTTTTTTGAACCAAATTGATAACCCTTTGTTATTGACGTATAAAAAATTATTAAACATGAATACAATGAAACATTTTTCAGCAATTGCAATTCTCGCATTTTTATTTACAGCATGTGCTGAAGCTCCCAAGAGTGACCAGGCCGAAGTTGGCGATCGATTAGACTTACCGGATACTTCTTTAGAAGCCATGGTATTGAAAGTAGACACAGATAACAGCTATGTTAGCTGGATAGGTACTAAACCAACCGGATCTCATAATGGTACAATTAAAATCTCACACGGTAAAATGTCTATGGAAAATGATATTTTAGTTGGTGGTGACTTTACAATTGACATGAAAACACTTAAGGTATTGGACATGGACGAGGAGAATAATGCAAAATTAGGCGGACATTTGATGTCAGAAGACTTTTTTACTGTTGAAGAATTTCCAACAGCCAAGTTTGAATTGGTATCTACTACCCCTTTAACTGAAGAGCAAATTGCAAATATTGAACACGATGAGACTTCAATGGCGATTAGAGATGTTACTCATAGAGTTACGGGCAACTTAACAATGATGGATAAAACCAGAAGTGTAACTTTCCCTGCCAGAATTAACATTTCAAATGATCGTATGGAAGCTGTAGCAAATTTTAATATTGACAGAACGGATTGGGGAGTTACTTACGGAAGTGACCGCTCATTGGGAGATAACTTTATTCGCCCCACTGTAAACATCGGATTGAATATTAAAGCAGAGATTGAAGACGTAGTTGCTTCTAACTAA